GGACACTTGACAGCATGGCTATGCCTTGTTCGGTAAAAGCGTACATCAAGTATTTTGAGTGTTTGCCTCTTTCTAAGGCGCCAAAATGGCACCTTAGAGCTTTTTGTTCGTCAATTGAAAGCCTGATCATGAAATCATCCGGAAAACGGAAGATATTTCTTTTAACGGCTCTTTTTAAGTATTTTGTTTCAACACCATAAAGGTCCGCAAGGTCCTTATCGAGCATCACTTTTTGCCCCCTTATCAACAGGATCATGTTCTCAATGATCTCCGCAGGAACCAAAGACTTACTGCCGGATTTTTCGACACTTCGACTCGCCGGCGCTCGCTCAGTGCAAGCACCCCTGATGGATTTGTCATCCTTTTTCATGATAAAGTCTCCTTTGGAGGGTCATTGGGAACCTCCCCCAAGGATGCTTACAGCAATTTATCCGCCACAACGGAAACGCAATCAGCCTGCCGACCTGTCCGCCGAAGCTGAAGCGAAGGTGGAAGTCCCGATCTAATCGGGACGAACGCGCTTGCCCTGAGCGTAGCCGAAGGGTTTCAGGTGGTGGATTTTGGGTAAATTGAGAATACTTCTTTTGCGAGTGCTATAATTGGAGTCAAATACGACAAAAACCACGGAAGAACAGTTCAAATTATTATTAAAAGAGCCGGAAGGGGCGCATTTGGAATGTAAACCTTCGAGCATTAGTTCCCAGTCACTTTCTGATTATTGTGCCGCAATTGCTAATGAGGGAGGCGGCAAGCTGATATTAGGTGTTACCGATAAAGAAAGAGAGATAATAGGAACGAAATCATTTGCAGGAACATTACATGAATTACCAATTAAGCTTCTACAAGCTCTTTCTATAAGAGTAGATGCCGAAGAGCTCAAAATAGACACAAAAAGAGTTGTTATATTTCATATTCCAAGTCATCCGGTCGGTATTTTAATAAAATCAAATGGCAGATATCTAATGCGGGCCGGCAGTTCGCTGGTTGAAATGACATCAGATAAGATAAGAGAAATCGTGATGGAAACCATAAAAGACTTTTCCGCTCAGATTGTGCCGGGATTAGCTCTTTCTGATATAGATGAAGAATCCGTCAATAGATTTAGAGCGCTTTGGGCGAAAAAACAAGGCAAACTGGAAT
This sequence is a window from Candidatus Saganbacteria bacterium. Protein-coding genes within it:
- a CDS encoding ORF6N domain-containing protein; protein product: MKKDDKSIRGACTERAPASRSVEKSGSKSLVPAEIIENMILLIRGQKVMLDKDLADLYGVETKYLKRAVKRNIFRFPDDFMIRLSIDEQKALRCHFGALERGKHSKYLMYAFTEQGIAMLSSVLNSKRAVLVNIQVMRTFTKLRTMLSGYKELRNKIEEMEKKYDGQFKIVFDALREMLHEKEKPKGRFGFI